Part of the Methanothermobacter sp. genome, ATACGACGTGGCAGAGGAGAACAACGGTGAGGTGATTGCAACCGCTGTGGGGGACCTCCTTGTGGCCAGAAAGCTTAAAGAGACAGGGGGTCTCTTTGGAGGCGAGGAGAATGGTGGTCTGATATTCCCTGATTTTGTATATGGGAGGGACGCTGCCCTTACAGCCGCAAAAATCCTTGAGATAATGGCACATGAAGGAAGGCACCTCTCTGAACTTGTATCAGAGCTGCCATCATATTACTCTGAGAAAAAGAAGATAAAATGTCCCGATGAAATCAAGGGGGATGTCATGAAACTGGTGGCTGAAATGGTGAGCAGTGAACCGGGTGTGAGGGATATAGATACAACCGATGGTGTTAAAATCTTCAGGGACGATGGTTGGGTTATAATAAGGCCGTCAGGTACAGAACCAATATTCAGATGCTTTGCAGAGTCAGACACCCAGGAAAATGCCACTAAAATGGCTGAATGGGGAATATCCCTGGTGGAAGAGGCCATTGAGAAACTTGGGAAGGTCTAGAGGTTTTCAAGGCACTCCTCCAGGAGTATCTCAGCATCCTCATTTTCAGGGTTTAACTGGAGGGCCCTGCTGAATGAATCCAGGGCCTCTTCAAATCTTTCAAGTTCCAGCAGCGCAACACCTAGGTTGGTCCAGTAGACATCATTCTCTGGATCCATTTCAATGGCCCTTCTGTAGCATTCAACGGCCTCTTCAAATCTTTCAAGCTCAAGGAGGGCGTTGCCCTTACGGTTCCAGAGATGGGGGTCCTGTTCATCTTCAAGGGCCAGTTCAAGGGCATTGTTGTAGGATTCCAGGGCATCCTCCATCCTTCCAAGTTCCGAGAGAAGGTTTCCCCTTGCTGTCCATAATTCAGCATTCCGGGGGTCCCTTTCAATTGCCTTCTCATAGAATTCAAGGGCTTCAACCGGTTTTTCAGCCACCTCGAGCATAACACCCCTCCAGTAAAGCAGGGCAGGGTCCTGGGACCTTATCTTCAGGGCCCTTGAACTGGCCTCAAGTGCCTCATCCACTTCACCGGCGTTAAGGAGGGTTATGGCCATATTGTTCCATATATATGGATTTTCGGGATCTATTCTTATGGCTCTCCTGTAGTTTTCAAGTGCTTCATCGAATCTCCCAAGCCTTGTGAGATTGTCTGCCAGTCTGTTGAGCACGTAAACATCGTCAGGGTCAATGCGGAGGGCTGCAGTGTAGCACAGGCGGGATTTATTGAATTTTCCTGAATCAAAGAGTATGTCAGCCCTCCTGGTTATCATGGCCTTTTCATCGATCTTTTTGCCCTCCCATTCCTCCACTGGAAGCTTCCTGAACCTTATAACCTGGAATTCGGTTTCATCATCCACGTCGCCCTGGTACATCCTTTTGAATTCTTCCTCCAGTTCCCTGGCATCCCTGAAACCATCCTCCCTTGCCAGTTCATCGTTTTTCCTGAGCTCAGCGAACCTGACGGTTTCAACGTCTGTGACCACTGCCTCGAATACCTTCTCTCGGTCCTTGGAGACAAGGTTCCAGTAGCAGTGAAGGCGATCACCCACCCTGAGGGGTCTCTTCCATTTCCGGCGTATGGTCATGGTCCTTTTCCCGGTTACAAGGTCGATGTCCCTGCTGCTGAATGATAGTATGGGCAATTTGGTATCTCCCCCGATTATTGA contains:
- a CDS encoding tetratricopeptide repeat protein codes for the protein MPILSFSSRDIDLVTGKRTMTIRRKWKRPLRVGDRLHCYWNLVSKDREKVFEAVVTDVETVRFAELRKNDELAREDGFRDARELEEEFKRMYQGDVDDETEFQVIRFRKLPVEEWEGKKIDEKAMITRRADILFDSGKFNKSRLCYTAALRIDPDDVYVLNRLADNLTRLGRFDEALENYRRAIRIDPENPYIWNNMAITLLNAGEVDEALEASSRALKIRSQDPALLYWRGVMLEVAEKPVEALEFYEKAIERDPRNAELWTARGNLLSELGRMEDALESYNNALELALEDEQDPHLWNRKGNALLELERFEEAVECYRRAIEMDPENDVYWTNLGVALLELERFEEALDSFSRALQLNPENEDAEILLEECLENL